A segment of the Carya illinoinensis cultivar Pawnee chromosome 1, C.illinoinensisPawnee_v1, whole genome shotgun sequence genome:
GTGCTTGCAGCAACTGCACACTCTGCGTGTGCTGATTCCGATGGGCATCGTGGTTGGAACTAGTTGTGCCTTTGTTACGCTTGTTAGAAGTTCCCTCACCCCTCTCCTCATAGTACTTCCGCCTTGCTTTTTCAGTACGAGCTAACTCATTGAGGCAGTTAGACATGTCTGCATCCACTTGCATGGAGGGCCTCACCCTTTGTTGTCGACATTGGCTTTGCCCCAACGCAATGAATGGTGGTGTCTCAAATCCCATGAAGAAATCCATGTCATCATCAAAGTCAATGGGCAATCCATGTTGCTTGCCCGGTACAGGGCCCCAGTGTCGCATCTCTGCATCAAGTGCACACTCATCGTCACTATCTAAGGGTGATTGCGTTGACATGTGGTCGAGTGTATCATTAGCAATTGATGCCCCAAAAATGGTATAGAGCTTCTCGTACATTGGGCAACACAAGGTCCAAAATATCTTCCATTGTGATTTCGCCAAACACAAATAGAATGACAATATTATGGAATCTAACAAACaagacataaaataaaacatttagtaTAGCAACTAATGTTAGAGAGGAGGATGACAAGGGACAGATCCTTACCCTTAGGGCATTTGCCCAGTGTTCGTCATTGGCTATCACCGTTTTGTTGTCGGGGTCCCAAGCCATACCTGTTTGGCTCATAAGGTCAATGAAAAGGCGTTGCCTCGACTTCAGCCTTTGTAGTTTGCTCTTCACTTGATTGCCATCATATACCCTTATACCCACCGATGTAAGCCGTTGAGCATATGTTGTATGGTCCCTAGATCTGATATTCCCTGCCCTTAGTGCTCCAGTAAGGGCATCCCCATACAGCATCTCAATGAAAATGTTCTCCATCCCATCCGCCCATAGGTCACAGTCAGTGTGTGTCTTTTCCAGATCATCCATGTGAATAGCTAAGAAAGCACATAATACATATATGCAAGATATTCTGCAtaatataagtaaaatatacatacacaataaatacaaacaacaaGATATTGCAGGTTGGATCAAATACACTCTTATTATATCAAGAATTCCACAGCAACCAATATATAATTGCATGCATTTAGAATAGATaaggaaatgaaaatttaaacagCAATGAAACTGGGCCATACCTGGGGAGGGTGAGTTAGGCGGGAGGAGCATAGCCGGTAACGCTATAAAGACAAAAAGGGACAAACATTTCGGAACGCACCAACTAGCACCACAGGTAAGAGCACCTCACAAATTATTGCACAACTTAACACATTTTAGAATAGGTTTATACTGGGCAATTCTTTGCTGCAAACAAAGATTTGTGTAGATCTTTTTTGCTACATTTTTCAGTTGATAATCATGTAGTTTGCATTAATTGACTAATCTCCAAAAGAAGCACATGGATTATTGCCTAGTATAGCTAAAGTATATTATGCAAGCTACCATTTTTGCTTAAAAACAACAACCATAACCATTAATGCAAACTTGTCTGTTTTTCAATTAACTTATCTGTTTTTCCAGATTTGTGTCGACCTTTGTTGACCATCTTTTTCTATGCTTCCATTAAATTTAATAgtgaatttttatgaagtagTTATCACTGATTACTAAATTTGAAAAATCCATCAACAAAAGGACTTTCAAGGGATTGGTGTGGATGCACTTACAGGGGATAAGATTAAATTGCATAAAAGATAATCACTTATAAGGGAAACACAACTCAACAATTAATAATGAAAATCTTTAGTTCATCAAGCACATCAACAATACAGGTTGTGATTGCACAAGCCATAAGCACTGTACTAACTCATCATGTGAAGATTAAACTACTTGGTACGTGTGATGTGAATGGGTGGCTGAGCAGTAAGCTGTTATAGGCTTGtaacaaattttgtattgaagtGTTTTAATTACAGAGCAGCTTTGACAAGTCTCTGTATGTATATATGAGTCTCAAAAGTGATGACACTTGTAGGAGACTTTTACTTCGTCTTTAGAGCACTTTTAAACCATAAACCAGAATATAAACAAGATTTTGCCCAATCTGACTGATCAAAGAACAAAATATTCTTCCCAATctgaaaagaaaatgcaaatagAGATCGGAATGTGATATAATTTTGGAAGAAGTATCCATGGTCACTTGTGACCTTTTCAATAGTCAACCAGTCAGATTGTTGCTCCATGAAACATTCATTTAGCAATAGCATATGAATTATGGACAATTTTGATcaaatatttacacatttttttttaaccagaGACAGTGAGTGGATCTTCTTACATACAGAATATTGATATGATAGGGTGGAAAAGAGGGGGGGAAAGTAACTGTGAAGGTAATAATGAAAGGCTGCTGTCAATTATGAAGGTATAATGCTTGACAAAACATTGCGCCTTGGACCTAAAAGTGTAAATTATGTAGATTATAATAATGGTAATATGTTGAAAGTGATAGAGTTCCTAACTTGAAAGATACATTACGGAAAATATTATCAGATAATCACTAAGGTGGAGTCAAGTCATAATGAGACTGCACTGCGCTGCAAATATTCCCGGAAAAAACTAGTTATAGAACCTTTACAAACACGTATGGATGACAGGCTTATCAAACAGATAatacttaataataaaatcaaatttaaacaaaagaaaagacatTTGCCTATGAACATTAATGGACCACATTAAATTCAAGTGTAACTCCTACCTTTTGCTCACAACAAAATAAGTTCAAAGATTCTAGTGCCACACTGTAATCCTATCTGTCTCAAAGGGCGACAGATAACGGAGAGAATCAACTAAAAAAAGGCTAGAGCAAATGGAATACACTAATTCCAAATGCTACGAAAGGCAAAAGAGAATCGTTTCCAAATCTACAAAGGCCCGTATTAGCTTCAACGAGAatgaagatatttaataaagCTCATCCATTTGTCACCCAAACATAAAGATAAAACAGAGACTAACTCGAAAACAAATAATGAAGCCGCAAGCCGCACGACCTACAACattattatcaaataaataaaccaacttAGTCTATGGAACATTCGGAAAAGCAAACATAATCATCAAGAGCGCTAACTGCGtaaaaatgagcaaaatatCTGGCATACATACACGTGAAAAGACATATACTTTCAATCTTCTTTGGCATCAATGTACAGTGTCAAAAATTCAGAGGATATATAAAACAGATATGAAAACAAGATGAAAGTTTATTGAAGTGATAAATTtcgaaaaatagaaattaaccCAGGAAATGATAATAGTTACGGAGGACTCTGCAAGCATGGTTACCTTGAAGGACCGCGTTCTTTTCGAAGCCACCACGAAGGAAAACGGCGTTTATGCGTCGACTTAGGGGCGGAGATTGCAGGCACTGGTAGTGGTAGGTGACCTTAGTTCCGTCATTTTCAATTTATAGACGATCTTGGACTGCACCAAACAAACCGGGTGTGACTGTTTTTGATAATGAAAAGATTTTCCCAAGAAAAATCGCAGACGCCAGAAGATCTCTTGCCCACTGTACTGCCGTATATCGCAAAATAAAAATTGCTCAGCACTCTCTGGAAACAGAGCCGTACGGTTACCTTTAAGGAGAAGAAGGAAACTCTCCATGGAAAGGGAGAGGAGGCCTGCGTTGGTCAGAAATCAGAAAGCTTTTTCCGTAGCTCGTCTGTTTACATCAATGTACAGTACAAAAAAGgagtttaaaaacaaaacaaaacaaaaaaaaaccacttCGATCTCTCTCCTCCTTTTTCGTCatggctgtttttttttttttttttttttctttttctttttcctgatagaataaagttttagatttttgctctagatcttaaatatatatgaacgtGAAATTGAGTAAAATGTGATTataatattatcaattttttataattatgaaaattaaattatttatcatattttataaaaaattataatgataagatagatagacttaaactaattgaaataCACTTAAAGCCTATTTGGGATTACGGTAAGAGATTTAAAAAGTATGGTAGAATGATGTAAAGTACTTAAATGACAAAATTTATCCGTTTGGTAGTTTTACATCAAAGTAcaattaagaaaaaacaaaaaactatgtTTCAACAAAAGCATCACTTTAATGCTTTTTGTCAAAAACACTTCAGAAAAAATAGTTTATATTTTACTATGCTATGTACATTACAAAATGACCCTAATCATTTTAACACAATGATAACTTTgtcaatctatattttttattattttcgtaTAATCTACTCAAAACTTTAaccattaatatttttcattcttctcttATAACTTATGCATcgttaaaaaaattttctttttcattataattactaaaaaatctATTACATTGTTTTTGCtattattctattataatattttatttttatcaagtatatgtcattttatgtcatttctatcctaaaaagtgatttttaatttgtttctaaataaatctaatattttttaaagtgctTTAGACATATAGATTCTAAACAATAACatctttttaatagtagaacttaacGTATTAAGCTCTAAGCTATAAGCattaagttaaaagtaatattttccaCCACAATTTTAAACATGCACTTAATCAAAACCAATCCTTGTAGACATTTCAATACAAACAGACCATTTCAGCTATACAAATTGGGGATGCAATCACTTTACTAATTTGAATAAgttttccaaattttaaaataaaaataaaaaataattcaatttttttaaattttaaaataaaaataatattaaaatattatattataaaatattttaattttataagaatttttatttaattttttctttttcatttgttaagactcaataaatatttaattcaaactattttattactattcacaaaccatcttattactatttacaaaatttttatcttttctcatTTACCAAGCATTGTTTAGTTAGATTCATTTGTCTTTCGTTTGCCAAATCAAACCAAATTTAGCcttgtttgttttcataaattatttcatatcaataaatatttttcaattttaaattcttaactttttaatttttttatataattattacataaGAATTAtgacttttccaaacttttatataaaatataaaatttttttaattttaaaacaaaaataatattaaaaacttaaattctaataattgtttaaatttataatatttttattcaactttcataccTTAGTGTTAGGAGTGATTGATGAATTTAGGAGTTTACTTAGGCTGTATTTGGATATTGAGGTGAActctttattaataataatgagttgagtaGGTGGAGTGAGTTATGTATAActtatctaaaataaatttaaatgtgtttagatgttaaaatgagtttagtactatttacAGAAGATTGAAAAAGTTGTAGACCCCAcatataaagaaattttgagttgaatttagtaatttaagagttatatttagatattaaattcaatttaaaattaaattaaattaaatttatctcagtTGAATCGTACAACCAAATAGTGCTTTAGTCGTGATATTGTTGAAAATGCACTAGTTTGCACCGAAAATTGGTTATAAAAGGTAATATCAAATTTCGTTATTAAGTTGGATAATTGTTTGGCTCCACAATATTAATATAAGAACAATAATGCCTAGTTGTCTCTTATTTTTTGGTACATAATATGTGttttatccttttcttttgCTCCAAAATGATGCCCATTCATAAATGTCACAAGTAAAGGGAGATGATAAATGAGCTTAGATTTTGAaagtctaaaaataaaattaatccaAGTTCTCATTTAAAGTTTGAATTTGTTTAGCAACACAATTGAGAGTATTCTCGATATTTCggatattttcttttaaaatattacttaaatataaatattttttaatttttaatttttaattttttcatctaattaattatcaaaCCTTTCCAAACTCTAAAAAAGAtacgaaaaataatataatttttttaaattttaaaataaaaataatattaaaaataatcctATCTATGTTTCTTTTCATGAATATAAAACTAAATACTAGTAACGATATACTTTCATGTCTTTTACCATTAATCAAGTAGCAGATTTCATTCATATAAAAGAGTAAAAATACATTATAGTGCAAAATTACATTACAGCATCTATTAATACTCGAGACTGAATAAAATTAGGAAAATGGTGCCACCATTGAACCGTATCTTCCACCACCTTAGCATGCCAAGCTAGCCAGTGAGCAGCTTCATTACCCTCTCTACCAATCTTAAGAACTTCACAATTTTAGAATCTTCTAACCAACATTTgaatttctaaaattaaaaggtCCAATATAGTGAGATCTGTTTTTTCATTagaatttaaaacttaaatagtAGATGAAGAATCCCATTCcaatattaaaaatgaattttaattttataaaattattgtcTTTTACGTAGAGTTATAAGGGCACACTAGTGTTGTTGATGTGTAATGATACCTTTACTATCTCATTACTGTTTATTTACTACATAAGCTTATgtgactttatttatttttcttcaattctacCTTCTGCCTTTCTGTGATAGAGAGGAGGCTCTACTTGATTCACGATAGAGAGAAAATGtgtgaaaatattagaatttgagaaAACGAAATTGACAGAGAAATTTGAGTATGGAGTGGAGGGACTGAGACCTAGAGGAAGAAGGATGTTAGGATTGTTTTCATGGCTAATCCCTTAAAAaattgtaagaaaataaaaagttgatGGGGGAACCAAACACGTCCTTACAAAATCATTTAAGAGTTGAAACATGCAGGAGGGCAGGcgaagaaataaaacaaagtaaATACAACGTTAGAAAGAGGGAGAAAAAAGTGTCCGGAAAACGTTGGGAGGCTCTCGTTCTCTCCTCACCTTCCGCTCTGACTGTTGCGATGCCACTCTCTCATTCTCAACCATTTTTAGCTGTCAATgtattccttcttcttcctcctccgcCTAATTTTAGTCACTACAACCAACCCAAAAAACCCACCAAATTACCTTTAACAAATTATCATTGGAGCTGTTTATTCAACGATGATTTTAAGTCATC
Coding sequences within it:
- the LOC122313429 gene encoding uncharacterized protein LOC122313429 isoform X5; this translates as MDDLEKTHTDCDLWADGMENIFIEMLYGDALTGALRAGNIRSRDHTTYAQRLTSVGIRVYDGNQVKSKLQRLKSRQRLFIDLMSQTGMAWDPDNKTVIANDEHWANALRRCDTGALYRASNMDCPLTLMMTWISSWDLRHHHSLRWGKANVDNKG
- the LOC122313429 gene encoding uncharacterized protein LOC122313429 isoform X2; amino-acid sequence: MYEKLYTIFGASIANDTLDHMSTQSPLDSDDECALDAEMRHWGPVPGKQHGLPIDFDDDMDFFMGFETPPFIALGQSQCRQQRVRPSMQVDADMSNCLNELARTEKARRKYYEERGEGTSNKRNKGTTSSNHDAHRNQHTQSVQLLQALDPPLPDDVFLRAFDKLLDIHVQTGFLALYDQHKRLWAMNCI
- the LOC122313429 gene encoding uncharacterized protein LOC122313429 isoform X6 — translated: MRHWGPVPGKQHGLPIDFDDDMDFFMGFETPPFIALGQSQCRQQRVRPSMQVDADMSNCLNELARTEKARRKYYEERGEGTSNKRNKGTTSSNHDAHRNQHTQSVQLLQALDPPLPDDVFLRAFDKLLDIHVQTGFLALYDQHKRLWAMNCI
- the LOC122313429 gene encoding uncharacterized protein LOC122313429 isoform X3 — encoded protein: MLLPPNSPSPAIHMDDLEKTHTDCDLWADGMENIFIEMLYGDALTGALRAGNIRSRDHTTYAQRLTSVGIRVYDGNQVKSKLQRLKSRQRLFIDLMSQTGMAWDPDNKTVIANDEHWANALRRCDTGALYRASNMDCPLTLMMTWISSWDLRHHHSLRWGKANVDNKG
- the LOC122313429 gene encoding uncharacterized protein LOC122313429 isoform X4, yielding MLLPPNSPSPEMRHWGPVPGKQHGLPIDFDDDMDFFMGFETPPFIALGQSQCRQQRVRPSMQVDADMSNCLNELARTEKARRKYYEERGEGTSNKRNKGTTSSNHDAHRNQHTQSVQLLQALDPPLPDDVFLRAFDKLLDIHVQTGFLALYDQHKRLWAMNCI
- the LOC122313429 gene encoding uncharacterized protein LOC122313429 isoform X1, whose product is MLLPPNSPSPGMAQFHCCLNFHFLIYSKCMQLYIGCCGILDIIRVYLIQPAISCCLYLLCMYILLILCRISCIYVLCAFLAIHMDDLEKTHTDCDLWADGMENIFIEMLYGDALTGALRAGNIRSRDHTTYAQRLTSVGIRVYDGNQVKSKLQRLKSRQRLFIDLMSQTGMAWDPDNKTVIANDEHWANALRRCDTGALYRASNMDCPLTLMMTWISSWDLRHHHSLRWGKANVDNKG